In Struthio camelus isolate bStrCam1 chromosome 3, bStrCam1.hap1, whole genome shotgun sequence, the DNA window CTTGAAAATAAATCTAACATTTTCAATTTGCAGAACATCAAAGTTATAAATACAGAGCTGATTATTTATTATCTGTCATTTCTAGGCTCCATTTCGTAACATTAAATAGGCAGTGTTTTTGAATCATAAACAAATTGAAAAATACAATCTACTTACACATTTTAAATTGGATTCTTGCTAGTGTAAGCTGTATATTAACAGTACACAAATAAAACGGGCTTTTAAAGCATCCAGATCTTAGTTAATTAATCCTTACAAGTTGCACGTAGAAGCACCGCTATCCTAAACTGAATATTACTTGACACTACAGTGAATGTATTACCAATGAAGTAAACGTAAAGTTATCATTCAACATCAGTAATGACTGCACAATATAACCCTTCAGTTTTATCGTAAGAGCAAACAGTACGTTAAACTAGTGGAGCTAGGCCAAGTAACCTTCTAATTTAAGTAACTAGAAAAGATTCAAATTCTGTAATAATATAATGGTCcaatataaagaaaaaactaATGTGTTCAAATTAGTGCAAAAAATCCCCTCTATTCAATCAATATATTAACACTTCTGATTCCTGGATAACATTTTCTTCTAGAATTTTAACTTccacattttctgctttgttattaAAGGACATCTTCAAGTTTACACACTGAAGtaccaaactgaaaatatttttgtactttgaGTAATTTACCAACAAAGTTAACTTTGCAAAAGATCAGCTGCAGTTTATTGCATCTCCAATTTATTCTAAGGTGCTGGACAAGGCTCTctcccttaaaaatatttaaattctgttGTCTAGATAAAGCTTTCAAGTTTTCAAGGAAACTGAATACATCAAGATACCGGTGTGGGCATAGTATATATTTCTTAGATTCTATTTGCATGTAAAAATGTATTAGCTGTCTTGCCTACTGGTAGGGATGTGAAACATTTTTCATTGAAATCATGCATTTGCAACAATCACAGGACATACTGTAAAGCCCCACATACTTTAGGCCTCTTCATGCTCCTTTTCTGTCCAaatatttgggggaggggaagggaagcggGGGGAACAGGGAAGCATCTGATACTTTTTCAATTACTGTTCTGAAGTTATAAGAAtgtattttcttagaaatataCAATATATCATCAATTTTCAATTCTCTGGAAGTTTCCTTCtcctacaggggaaaaaaaaaatactctgaatgTTTCAAGATTATTACACTCCTCTGAGATACAAATAGACTTATAAGCGGCATACAGAGAAAACTTCCCTCTCTCCATTTTGACAGAAGTGTTGAGAGCATGGAGAGGAGAGACCAGCCAGATGCATGCACTTAGTGGAAAGAACTACAGTAACGTAATGCTATCAGAAGAAAACCTTGAGAAAAGTCAATCACATCCTTACATCAAGAGCCATCTGAAAACAACTTAGTGGGAGTCTCTCCCATACATATCGATCCAAGTATTATGGTTGCCCTACTATTAGTAGGCATTCTTTTAGGATTTGAAGAGATCCTCACACGGGGACTTTGAAATTAGAAACAAGGAGAACAGGACCCGGTAACTTCATTTCCTGAACACCCAGAACAGTAAGGACACAATTAAGTTAATTATTATGTTATTACTATAAACCAGTCATTGCAAATAAAGTTATATACGTAATTTGTAAAATTATTCTACACATAAATTGTAAGAGCATTTTGATAAGTGTTTGCCAAAACCACAATGGCCTAAATATACATAGCaagaaatcctgaaaaaaaaaatataccacTAGACAGCAGTatctataatttatttttactatagggtgaagatacttttttttttttttaaattgtcatcTATTTATTATTCAAATAACTTTTGATGGTATCTTCACACTTCCTTTCTAAGCCACAGATCATCAGAATCTCAAGTGTCAACCGGTGATTCTAACAGGAGGCTTACCCTTGCATAAGTTGATTTCATTTTTTGTACCATCACAAAGCAGAATAAACTTCTTCACACTAAAATCCATCTTTCGCAAAATTTTTGTCAGTGTTATATTGACTCAGTTTCTTTGTTAATGATATTCAAGCATCCACTTTACTACACTCCTTATTTGAAGCTTTAAGGCATACTCCTGTTTGGAATACGTTTTTTGCTTTACGTCCTTGTTTTACTTCTGTCAGTTAGACAAAGCTTTTGGCATAATTATAATTTGGTTCAGAAAGGGAATCACAGCAGATTAGGCTGCAAACGTGGTTTGGCTGATTTAATTTTGTCAACTGGAACGAGGCAGCACCCACTTCTAGAGTAGGCTGCATGGCCAGCAGCAACTAAGATACATGCTAGATTATTCTGCTTGTACAGAACCTCAACCTCTAATTTCATTCCAGAGCCGTATTGCTTAAAACGGAATATCAGACCCGGTTTACTAAGAAGCTTCTGAAACAGAAGTTTAGCTTCAGCACTCCAGTGTTCTCCTTTGGCAGGAACAGCATCACATAAAGAGCAACAGTACGCCAAGCGTGGTAAATAAGCCAGATTTTCTGGAAGAACTTTAAGTTTATGGATATCTGAGTAGGGGATATTTTTCAGAAAGCCATAATCAATGAAGGTAAGAACAACAGACTGACTTGACACTTCACTGATTTCTGCTCTGTTCCAGTGAGCTTCTAGTTCAAGCTTGATCAAGCAACCAGCACCAGGAGTCACACACTCTTTTGGCAAAGCTGGCAGGTTATCAGGAAGGTCGGAGAGCAGCAGAGACAAGTTCTTCATACACTCAAATAGGCCTTCCAACTGAATGCAGAAGTTTGAAGGATCAGTAACTGTAGTTGCAAACCCAGGATACCGTCTGCCACTCTGCAGCAGCATCCATGTGACTGAATTTATCCTGAATGACGTAGCAAACGCTTTACAGTCTATGTTACCGGATTTCACTGGTGCAACGATGGTCTTACCATGAGTGAAGAGCTGATTCAAATATTCCAGTAGGAGAATATCCCCTATTAATATCTCTACTTCCCAGAGACGAGAGGATTCCAAATATCTCAGAAACAAGATCCTTATTTTATGATCTAGGAGTGCATTGAATAAATGGACAAACGGAATTCTATTTGAATTTTTAAGCCAAACCCATTTACAAGGCACAGCTTGTTTAGGAATACTTTTCATCTCATCACTGAGCATCTTTGCATTATGTAAGGACACCATCTCAGACTTGCCACAATCCATAAGAAAAACTAGCATTAACCTCTCCCTGACAAACTTCTTTATCACTTTTGATCGATACCACTTTAAGTTCCTTTTAGATTTTGTCATGCATTCCAATCCTTCTTCAATGTTATCCATTGCAAGCAAacaatttctttctgcttctttgacAAGCATTACATTTAAATCATTTAATACCTGCAAATTCCTAAGTAACTTCACGTGAAACTTTCCACACCCTGAAACATTaattatttctgctgcttctacCTGTCCAGGATTTAGATCTTGAACAGGGACTTTTAATAGTGTTTTGGAAGTATTTCTTGTCCCAACAGCCTTAGCTTTATTTTGACCACCTAAATTATTCCTCAGTCCTTTATACTGAGGATCAATATTTGTAATCAGAATTTGTTTGGATGTGTTTTCCGGAATACGCGTTAACGTATTTTGCAATCTTGTCCTGTGTTTTTTCTGCAGAAGGACATCAGACATAGATTTTCCATCACAAATTATATCTACTTCCCACTGCTCTCCAAGTTGTTGCAAGAACTTACAAGTCACTGGcttgttatttatttcttttacaaaataggAAATACTTTTATTAGTCCAGCTTTCATCAGAAGTACTTTTCACTCTGCTAAGGAAACAAGGAATACTGAGCCTTGGCAATGTTAAAAACCTCGTCTCGATCCTGTAGATCTTTGGAAGACTTGCAACTGCTGTATTACCATAGTCAACGAACTCTACCTCAAAGGAGCTTTCTGATTTCACAGTTTTAATAACTGCCCTATAAAAAAAACAATCGGTGGGATACTCTGCTAAAACAAGATCCCCTACCATGAGCTCACCTAAGTCATGTTCATGACCTGCATTCACTGTGCTTTCATTCAATTCTTCTGCCAGTTGAATTATTAAGTTTTCCTCCTCTGCAACATGAATATAGAAACTTGATGGACTATTTACATGAGAGATATACCCTGCTACTTCTGAATTCACCTGAATATCACGTTGAGGAAGACTGGTTAATTTAGGTATATTTTCTTCACTCCTTTCCTGCTGACCTGTGCAATTTAGTCTTTCAGTAGAAGATTCAAAGAGAGCATTTACAGTTACTTCCTTTAAATTTAAAGCAGGCTGACACAGCGAGTGAGAAGCAGGCTTTTCATCTACAAGTTTCTCTTGGTGCTCCAGCAGAGCATTGACACCATTTCTAAAGCCTGGCTCTTCACTGTCCTGGGAAGTCAATGGTTTCAAGGACTTGCTACACAAATCGTGTGTGTTACATGCGGTCTGCTCTTCACCTTCAAGATTTCGCCCGCTGTTTGTCTGATAACACACATCATACACTTCACGTTTCACTTCAGTTCTCAATCTGGTTCTTTCAGGAtcttctacatttattttttcaatttctttgttattttctatGTGCTGTACCACTCTATAATTTCCAACAAACTGTTCTGTATAATTTTTCACAAGTGCCAATTCTTCTAaaattttttctctaattttctgaCTTACTTGGAGCTGTCCATCATACAACTCCATAACAACCTGGCCATCTGGTTCTCTGGATATAATTACAGCCTTCAGCAGCTTACCAAGGAAAGTCTCCTCAAACCATCTATTGACTTTCACTGGAATTTCTGTCTCCCTAAGATTTGAGAGACAACATTTAATAGCTTGCATGGGTGTTAACAGCAGGTCGGTGGCAAACTCTGGAATAGGCATCAACTGGTCTCTCTCTACCATATGTTTATTTCCAAAATCCACAAAGTCAGCTAATAAATAGGATGATGATTCCATAGGAAAAGCCAAAGCTCTATAGAAGAGACCATCCTCAAAATATCTGGCTATACATAATCGTGTATTGCTGGTATCATATTTTGCATGATTTGGCATTTGACTTATTTCACTAACCTTCTTCATCAATGCCTCTATAGTTTCAGTGTTTCGATTAAGCTGACAATAGAATTTTGAAGGACTATGTATATGAGTTATATAAACCTCCTCCTCACTtccaatttttatattaaaagatgAGTAGCAAAAACTGTACAGAGAACTCAAAGATGCACGTTTTCTCAATCCAACACATTCAGACTGGCGGTGACCACGTTCTCTCAGAAACTCTTCTGCACTAACAAAAGGTGTCTGCAAGTCAACTATATTATACAGGCAGTTTGGGTTTACAAGAATTAGAGCATAAATTACACAAAACAGTGGTCCTTGAGAAGCAGAAATGAAGTCTTCAAAATGTCTGCACACCTCTTCAGACCAGTTAAGTGCGTTAATCTGCAAGGGTCCATTTTTAAGACTACATCTAAATGCTTGACTTTCCAGAGTGAGGAAGTCTGGAAGAATAGCTTGAATATCTTTAAGTAAGACTCTTTCTCGATTACCGAAGTCTACAAAAACCACATCAACTTCATCTGCAGATACTTGCTGCACAACAGTCGCTCTGTACCACCTCCCATCTTTGGGGCATTTAACAATACAGGCAGCCTGCCCAGTTTTGTAAGGGCTAGTATGTACTTTATAGTAGGTCTGAATTTGTTCCATCAAGTTATTCAGCTCCGGCAGTTTGCTTTGCAACTGACATGAAAAATCTGCTGGGGAATCAATACAGGAACATACCACCTCAAAAACAGCTCCTGGTTTAAACACAAACTCTTTGTAAGATATATTTTTCTCAGGTACTAATCGATGCCTCTTAGAAATAGTATCCCTTCCAAAATAAGAGGGCACGACAGATTCTCTCAGCACAGGAGGGGCACTTAAAGACTTCTCATTTTGGAAGCTCTGTCCATTTCCCgatactttatttttatgtttattgcAGTTGCTCTGTgcatacacactttttttttttaacttgcggTGATTCCGGACTCGAGAATTTTTTCCTAGATTTAGAAGAGAACGTGGTCTCCCTTCCCAGTATTCTGCACATCCAGCCTGAACCATGCACATGGCAACATTACGTCCCTCTAAATCATCCATACGCTGTGCATTAACAATATACTTGTTGTTTTGCATTCCAACCACATGAAGCAAAATTGGTTTGCTAAACACAATCTCTTTGAAGAAATCAGTTTCCTTTTTAACCCACACATCCTCAATGGGAAACGTGTATGCAAGTGCACAACACATAGCTAAAGCT includes these proteins:
- the TDRD15 gene encoding tudor domain-containing protein 15 gives rise to the protein MESLAPSPNTLDLHLKITRIECHPECLLVAFQGQYKEGCEFDYNILQNEIERVFKVQENVDIGGSCLVEDTEGKWHRGKVLEKKETVYEVFLIDIGQVLVVDEIHIASACGELFQLPPKMVYGVFANILPLGEKWGPKAMNYFSSLVGLQIAGHVKAVLPYQLFVLEVSKVVSDIAELQLGKLIDGDSFCLIVETLKALPQEMHCKRVPQLLKQKYAVRQLLTFSTSEKPSYFRPVPGNLLPLLPVGSKENVKITVAISPNKFYCQIQKWQKELEDLTGAMHLYYEAMSRESNTSVDSLGLLCAARRQNGQWHRGVIQQLLSDHVEVWFMDFGNIETVPSSCVWKLKEEFMSLPMISFPCALSCFGNQDEAVIKLQLKEFIEALIGQTSVCACVDLFNASKHLYYITLQNQKLGMNAKHPAQVNEAAALCLSSSDTKITSIAVNYKTRDENYRSFTNCTGNKLTNCLTEGSSFSRHCKRVEMKMNSSHVAFVVYVINPSNFWIQTNDYQNEFHALMKNIAEVYNRCGTHERVLKNPEPGLLCCARYSKDMRYYRGVVTEVLCVNVIVYFLDFGNTDTVPCCDVKTLLPEFSDLPALAMCCALAYTFPIEDVWVKKETDFFKEIVFSKPILLHVVGMQNNKYIVNAQRMDDLEGRNVAMCMVQAGCAEYWEGRPRSLLNLGKNSRVRNHRKLKKKSVYAQSNCNKHKNKVSGNGQSFQNEKSLSAPPVLRESVVPSYFGRDTISKRHRLVPEKNISYKEFVFKPGAVFEVVCSCIDSPADFSCQLQSKLPELNNLMEQIQTYYKVHTSPYKTGQAACIVKCPKDGRWYRATVVQQVSADEVDVVFVDFGNRERVLLKDIQAILPDFLTLESQAFRCSLKNGPLQINALNWSEEVCRHFEDFISASQGPLFCVIYALILVNPNCLYNIVDLQTPFVSAEEFLRERGHRQSECVGLRKRASLSSLYSFCYSSFNIKIGSEEEVYITHIHSPSKFYCQLNRNTETIEALMKKVSEISQMPNHAKYDTSNTRLCIARYFEDGLFYRALAFPMESSSYLLADFVDFGNKHMVERDQLMPIPEFATDLLLTPMQAIKCCLSNLRETEIPVKVNRWFEETFLGKLLKAVIISREPDGQVVMELYDGQLQVSQKIREKILEELALVKNYTEQFVGNYRVVQHIENNKEIEKINVEDPERTRLRTEVKREVYDVCYQTNSGRNLEGEEQTACNTHDLCSKSLKPLTSQDSEEPGFRNGVNALLEHQEKLVDEKPASHSLCQPALNLKEVTVNALFESSTERLNCTGQQERSEENIPKLTSLPQRDIQVNSEVAGYISHVNSPSSFYIHVAEEENLIIQLAEELNESTVNAGHEHDLGELMVGDLVLAEYPTDCFFYRAVIKTVKSESSFEVEFVDYGNTAVASLPKIYRIETRFLTLPRLSIPCFLSRVKSTSDESWTNKSISYFVKEINNKPVTCKFLQQLGEQWEVDIICDGKSMSDVLLQKKHRTRLQNTLTRIPENTSKQILITNIDPQYKGLRNNLGGQNKAKAVGTRNTSKTLLKVPVQDLNPGQVEAAEIINVSGCGKFHVKLLRNLQVLNDLNVMLVKEAERNCLLAMDNIEEGLECMTKSKRNLKWYRSKVIKKFVRERLMLVFLMDCGKSEMVSLHNAKMLSDEMKSIPKQAVPCKWVWLKNSNRIPFVHLFNALLDHKIRILFLRYLESSRLWEVEILIGDILLLEYLNQLFTHGKTIVAPVKSGNIDCKAFATSFRINSVTWMLLQSGRRYPGFATTVTDPSNFCIQLEGLFECMKNLSLLLSDLPDNLPALPKECVTPGAGCLIKLELEAHWNRAEISEVSSQSVVLTFIDYGFLKNIPYSDIHKLKVLPENLAYLPRLAYCCSLCDAVPAKGEHWSAEAKLLFQKLLSKPGLIFRFKQYGSGMKLEVEVLYKQNNLACILVAAGHAAYSRSGCCLVPVDKIKSAKPRLQPNLL